CGGGCAGGTGGTCCGCGCCACGCCGGACCGGATCCGTTCGCGGGCCGCGACGACGTCTGAGTTGCTGAGCATGGATTCTAGACCCAGTGACGGTAACGGGGTTCCGCGACGGGCGTCAGGATGCGAGGTGCCGAAGCTGGTCGATGGCGCCGGCCGTGTCGAGATGGGTCAGGTCGATTGCGTGTCCGTCGTCACTGCCCTCCTCGATCCACCGGCCGACCATCGCGCTGGGCACGGATTCACGCGGCGAGAGCACGGTGGGCGCCCGCAACTCCGCCACTCGCACGGCGTAGCAGGCGTTTTCGACGGCCTCTTCCCACGCGTCCTCGACCCACGCCACCCGGCGCCGCCGCAGCACCTGCCCGTGCGCAACCGGCTGGAGCACGCGGTGCGCCTCGTCGAGCCCGGGGAGTACGATGAGCCAGGAGTGCGGTTCCGCTTCCGGCTCCAGCAGGAACCGAAGCTCCTCGAGTTCCTCGATCCAGTCGAGGCGAAGTTGCGCCGCCGCGGCCCGCTCGAACTCCAATCCTTCGGAGGCGGCGTCGCGCGCCTCCGTGAAGCGGTCCATGAGTTCCCAGGCGTAGTCCGGGTCGGCGAGCAGGCGCCCGGCCGCTTCCGCCTGCCGCCGATAGGCGTTGAGTCCCACGCGGCGCGCGCAGGGCGCGGTGCAGAGGTCCATGTCGAACTGCATGCAGGGGCTCCGCGCGGTGTCCGGCTGCACGGATTCGGCGCAACTCCGCAGCCGGAAGATCTTCTCCACGAGGCGACGGATGCGCTCGGGCAAGCGGCGACTCCAGAAGGGGCCGACGTACCGGGCCTCGGCCCGGCGCGGCCGGCGCACCACGCGCAGCCGCGGGAAAGGTTCGTTCCGGCGCAGTTCCAGATACCAGCCGGCGTCGCGCCGCTTCAGCGCCTTGTTGTAGGGCGGACGCTGGCCGAGGATTCGCTCCGCCTCCACGAGTCGCGCCTCGAGGTCGCTCCCGGTCGGGTGTGCCTCGACGCCGCGGGCGATCCGCAACATCTCCGCCAGACGCTCGTTCGATGGCCCGCCGGAGTAGAAGTAGCCCCGCACGCGCCGCCGCAGGTTCACGCTCTTCCCCACGTAGAGGGGATGCCCGTGTGCATCCACGAAGACATAAACGCCCGGGGTCGCGGGAAGATCGGGCACCCATTCCGGAACCGGCGTCGCGCGCGGGATCGCGATCCCTCCTCTGTCTTCGGCCTTCGGTCTCCGGCGGTCCTGCCGCCCGCGGGAGGGGGAATGTCGGATTACGGGTTGTCTTCGGTCAAGCGGCGGCGCGGCGCTGGCCTCGCGCGCGCGGCGCCCGTTTGGCCGCGGCGCGCCGGCCGCGCATATTCGGCCGCCATGATCGCGCTCATCACCGGCATCACCGGACAGGATGGCTCCTACCTTGCCGAGTTCCTGCTCGACCAGGGGTACGAGGTGCACGGCGTGGTGCGCCGTTCCTCCGTGGAGAAGTACGACCGCATCTCGCACCTCCGGGATCGGGTCACGCTCCACCAGGCGGACCTCCTCGACCAGTTGTCGCTCATTCGCGTCCTCGAGCGCGTAGGCCCGCGGGAGGTGTACAACCTCGCCGCGCAGTCCTTCGTCCCCACTTCCTGGGACCAGCCGCTGCTGACGGGTGAGTTCACGGCGCTGGGCGTCACGCGCATGCTCGAGGCGATCCGCGCGGTCGACCACGCGATCCGCTTCTACCAGGCCTCCTCCTCGGAGATGTTCGGGAAGGTGCGGGAGACGCCGCAGAACGAGGACACGCCCTTCTACCCGCGGAGCCCGTACGGCGTCGCGAAGGTGTACGGCCACTTCATCACGGTGAACTACCGGGAGAGCTACGACCTGTTCGCGGCGAGCGGGATCCTCTTCAACCACGAGAGTCCCCGGCGGGGCCGGGAGTTCGTCACGCGCAAGGTGAGCTGGGAGGTCGCCCGCATCCACCACGGGCTCGTCGACCGTCTGTCGATCGGGAACCTCAAGGCGGAGCGCGACTGGGGCTTCGCGGGCGACTACGTCGAAGCGATGTGGCTCATGCTTCAGGCGGAGACGCCCGAGGACTACGTGATCGGGACCGGCGCGACGCATTCAGTGCAGCGGCTGATCGAGATCGCCTTCGATGAGGTCGGACGCGACTGGCGCGAGCACGTCGAGCAGGATCCCGCGCTCCTGCGGCCAGCCGAGGTCGAACGGCTGTGCGCCGACCCCTCGAAGGCGAAGCGGCAACTCGGCTGGGAGCCCCGCATGTCGTTCGAGGAGTTGATCCGCCTCATGGTGCGAACGGACGTCGAGCGGCTCGCCACCGCGGCGCCGCCGGGCCCTTCCTAGCGTCGCGTCGAGGCTGCGCTACGTCCGGAGTTTCGCGAAGAGCAGGAGTCCGGCGCCGAGGAAGATGATGTTGGGCAGCCAGGCCGCCGCCGTCGGCGACAGCGCCCCTCCGGCGCCCATCGCTTCCGCGATGCGGATCAGGGTCA
This genomic interval from Candidatus Palauibacter polyketidifaciens contains the following:
- the gmd gene encoding GDP-mannose 4,6-dehydratase, whose product is MIALITGITGQDGSYLAEFLLDQGYEVHGVVRRSSVEKYDRISHLRDRVTLHQADLLDQLSLIRVLERVGPREVYNLAAQSFVPTSWDQPLLTGEFTALGVTRMLEAIRAVDHAIRFYQASSSEMFGKVRETPQNEDTPFYPRSPYGVAKVYGHFITVNYRESYDLFAASGILFNHESPRRGREFVTRKVSWEVARIHHGLVDRLSIGNLKAERDWGFAGDYVEAMWLMLQAETPEDYVIGTGATHSVQRLIEIAFDEVGRDWREHVEQDPALLRPAEVERLCADPSKAKRQLGWEPRMSFEELIRLMVRTDVERLATAAPPGPS